A genomic stretch from Oncorhynchus tshawytscha isolate Ot180627B linkage group LG07, Otsh_v2.0, whole genome shotgun sequence includes:
- the LOC112255435 gene encoding growth/differentiation factor 5-like: MKVLKSVPLLLGCWTLLYLDFIPASLSHTGIAECAPERGGKEHTGGAGEGANPGIGSTARSTVGNYGAGGWKSLSAARITRIRTGPPLIKGEAAKAKAVTSVSSPHSVTVSRARGSVNLGPEEAVRYWVPGGDATKAAAAPAPVALSMQTGKGSGRPGQSKGNTVPRAETPARTGQQKVVDVQKHIVRLAQMSVKATGKLNGRYSPKLLLVTPHDYMLSLYWSLSTGGVNTSVLHEAGMANTITSFVDKGQDARIPQLRRQKYYFNISSLEKEGLLGAELRILRKRLADPQKALSTDRVFCLKLFTCVAGKQKATLLQTQTIKDHNSPKWEVFDIWKLFKNFKNTVQLCFELEGLERGRPVDLRALGFSRLGRQTKEKAFFLMFGRTKKNDLFYNEIKARSTHDNKTVYEYLFTQRRMRRAPTNRGKKLAKNPKPRCHRKQLHVNFKEMGWDDWIIAPLEYEAYHCDGVCDFPIRSHLEPTNHAIIQTLMNSMDPDSTPPTCCVPTRLSPISILYIDSANNVVYKQYEDMVVESCGCR; the protein is encoded by the exons ATGAAAGTACTTAAAAGTGTCCCTCTTTTATTGGGGTGTTGGACTCTCTTATACCTGGACTTTATCCCAGCGTCACTGAGCCATACCGGCATTGCAGAGTGCGCACCCGAGAGAGGAGGCAAGGAGCACACAGGCGGAGCAGGTGAAGGAGCCAACCCGGGAATTGGCTCAACTGCCAGGTCAACGGTAGGAAACTACGGCGCAGGGGGTTGGAAGTCTCTAAGTGCTGCGAGGATCACGCGCATTAGAACAGGACCCCCGCTGATAAAGGGCGAGGCAGCCAAAGCGAAAGCTGTGACATCAGTGTCATCACCGCACAGCGTAACGGTCAGCCGTGCTCGTGGATCTGTCAATTTGGGGCCGGAGGAGGCTGTGCGCTATTGGGTACCCGGCGGGGATGCTACTAAAGCAGCAGCTGCGCCTGCTCCCGTGGCGTTGAGCATGCAAACAGGCAAAGGCTCAGGCAGGCCTGGACAGAGCAAAGGAAACACTGTTCCCAGAGCTGAAACACCAGCACGAACTGGACAGCAAAAGGTCGTTGATGTGCAAAAGCACATCGTTCGGTTGGCCCAAATGAGTGTCAAAGCAACGGGCAAACTTAACGGCAGATACTCTCCAAAGCTTCTATTGGTAACTCCGCATGACTACATGTTGTCACTCTATTGGTCACTATCCACAGGAGGGGTGAACACTAGTGTGCTGCACGAGGCTGGCATGGCCAACACCATCACAAGCTTTGTGGATAAAGGACAAG ATGCCCGTATTCCCCAGTTGAGAAGACAGAAGTATTACTTCAACATCAGTTCCCTGGAGAAGGAGGGGTTACTGGGTGCTGAGCTGCGTATACTCAGGAAAAGACTGGCTGATCCACAGAAAGCACTTTCCACTGACAGAGTTTTCTGCCTGAAGCTTTTCACTTGTGTAGCAGGTAAGCAGAAAGCTACACTGCTCCAAACTCAAACCATCAAGGACCACAATTCGCCCAAATGGGAAGTGTTTGACATTTGGAAACTATTCAAGAATTTCAAGAACACCGTCCAGCTTTGCTTTGAGCTGGAGGGTTTAGAACGGGGACGCCCCGTGGACCTCAGGGCACTGGGCTTCAGTCGTCTGGGCAGGCAAACCAAAGAGAAGGCCTTTTTCCTCATGTTCGGGCGCACCAAGAAAAATGACTTGTTCTACAACGAGATCAAAGCTCGGTCTACCCACGACAACAAGACTGTGTACGAATACCTGTTCACTCAGCGGCGCATGCGCCGAGCTCCAACCAACCGTGGCAAGAAGCTGGCCAAGAACCCCAAGCCTCGTTGCCACAGGAAGCAGCTGCACGTTAACTTCAAGGAGATGGGCTGGGACGATTGGATCATCGCCCCACTAGAGTATGAGGCCTACCACTGCGACGGGGTATGTGACTTCCCTATTCGCTCGCACCTCGAGCCCACCAACCACGCTATCATCCAGACGCTCATGAACTCCATGGACCCCGACTCGACTCCGCCCACCTGCTGCGTGCCCACTCGCCTCAGCCCAATCAGCATCCTCTACATTGACTCGGCCAATAACGTGGTCTACAAACAGTATGAGGACATGGTGGTGGAGTCCTGTGGCTGCAGGTAG